A single region of the Actinoplanes sp. SE50/110 genome encodes:
- a CDS encoding helix-turn-helix transcriptional regulator: MIDEYAQARPVAPLRPHVAFYTGYRQRGVPPGRHRGLPSPYLTLILTLDEPLVITSHPDRGQPPGAYPALLGGLHLRPASITHDGRQSGVQVALHPLGCRALLGLPAAALAHLDIDPADLLGARFVAEARDRLGAAPDWPARFAVLDQMLISRLADHVPGDPSMAYAWSTIRRGPTSIADLAGQVGWSGRHLTNRFRAELGIRPKEAARIVRFDRARRALRPGVRLAALAAAHGYADQSHLVREFQAFAGCAPSQWLADEFGFVQAVAALDGHDGDHD; this comes from the coding sequence GTGATCGACGAGTATGCGCAGGCCCGGCCGGTGGCGCCGCTGCGACCGCACGTCGCCTTCTACACCGGGTACCGGCAGCGCGGCGTGCCGCCCGGCCGGCATCGGGGCCTCCCGTCGCCCTATCTGACGCTGATCCTCACCCTCGACGAGCCGCTCGTGATCACCTCGCATCCGGATCGCGGGCAGCCGCCCGGCGCCTATCCGGCGCTGCTCGGCGGGCTGCACCTGCGGCCGGCGTCGATCACCCACGACGGGCGGCAGTCCGGGGTGCAGGTGGCGCTGCACCCGCTCGGCTGCCGGGCGCTGCTCGGCCTGCCCGCCGCCGCACTCGCCCACCTCGACATCGATCCGGCGGACCTGCTCGGGGCGCGGTTCGTCGCCGAGGCCCGGGACCGTCTCGGCGCGGCGCCGGATTGGCCGGCCCGCTTCGCGGTCCTCGATCAGATGTTGATCTCTCGTCTCGCGGACCACGTTCCCGGCGATCCGTCGATGGCGTACGCGTGGAGCACCATCCGCCGCGGGCCGACCTCGATCGCCGATCTGGCCGGCCAGGTCGGGTGGAGCGGGCGGCACCTGACCAACCGGTTCCGGGCCGAGCTGGGCATCCGGCCCAAGGAAGCGGCCCGGATCGTCCGGTTCGACCGGGCCCGGCGGGCGCTGCGGCCCGGGGTGCGGCTGGCCGCGCTGGCCGCGGCGCACGGCTACGCGGACCAGTCGCACCTGGTCCGGGAATTCCAGGCGTTCGCCGGGTGCGCGCCGTCGCAATGGCTGGCCGACGAGTTCGGTTTCGTCCAAGCCGTCGCGGCCCTCGACGGCCACGATGGTGACCATGACTGA